The following are encoded in a window of Rosa chinensis cultivar Old Blush chromosome 4, RchiOBHm-V2, whole genome shotgun sequence genomic DNA:
- the LOC112200116 gene encoding uncharacterized protein LOC112200116 codes for MTMSISRLSLYCLFLHVFILGISAIRKDVGFLQKQFCRSTVQGRYLLSDDNGHVCDALSVNPQSRCCPEKGDKFSCHGCNVVSECCNSYEYCVSCCQDPSRIIKEQVLEVKIAKPASAGKYSSVFDFCAGRCRHNSESVVHENAYRSDFHHCFSLPSNSSAVNYTFLEARLNGINVLVGRQGESCDLVCKSKGQSCVPNKLLVLNQCDIIQRYMSCKGTCLASIGSDQPAEVVDDAPEHLNPGACLYTQTQSMLSCYGSHQHTRRLCPCA; via the exons ATGACAATGTCCATATCCCGATTAAGCCTGTACTGTTTGTTTCTGCACGTCTTCATCCTTGGGATCTCGGCTATCAG GAAGGATGTGGGCTTTCTTCAGAAGCAGTTTTGCAGAAGTACAGTCCAAGGAAGATACTTACTGTCTGATGATAATG GCCATGTCTGTGACGCACTGTCAGTAAATCCTCAGTCTCGCTGCTGCCCTGAAAAAGGAGACAAGTTCTCTTGTCA TGGTTGCAATGTTGTCTCAGAGTGCTGTAATTCTTATGAGTATTGCGTTTCGTGTTGTCAAGATCCTTCAAGG aTAATAAAGGAACAAGTACTGGAAGTGAAGATTGCCAAGCCAGCTTCTGCAG GGAAATATTCCAGTGTTTTTGATTTCTGTGCTGGAAGGTGCCGGCATAATTCTGAGAGTGTG GTTCACGAAAATGCTTACCGTAGTGATTTCCATCACTGTTTTTCTCTGCCTTCAAATTCTTCAG CTGTGAATTATACGTTTTTAGAAGCCAGACTGAATGGCATTAATGTTCTTGTTGGAAG GCAAGGTGAATCCTGCGACTTGGTTTGCAAGTCAAAGGGACAGTCATGTGTTCCAAATAAGCTTTTGGTACTTAATCAGTGTGACAT TATCCAGAGATATATGAGCTGCAAGGGAACTTGCCTGGCCAGTATTGGATCAGATCAACCTGCCGAAGTTGTCGATGACGCTCCTGAACATTTG AATCCTGGAGCATGCTTGTATACCCAAACACAATCCATGCTTTCTTGTTATGGTTCACATCAGCATACAAGGAGGCTTTGCCCTTGTGCATAG